In Candidatus Promineifilum breve, one genomic interval encodes:
- a CDS encoding glycosyltransferase family 4 protein: protein MRLLIVSHTPHYRRDGQPVGWGPTVRELDYLAELFDEVTHVAVAYDEPAPASALAYGAPNVRFRPVPPAGGDSLRAKAGILAAYPAYARVIGDELRRADAVHVRCPANISLLALAQLRRAKQPPYRWVKYAGNWQPEPEAGEPWFYGLQRRWLADNRHRGVVTVNGQWPGQPPYVHSFYNPCLTEDEAAEGSRAAAAKRLGRPLELLFVGALNEGKGVGRVLRVALALQKQGMACRLRLLGDGPDRPGYEAWARANGLRDVHFMGWTPRAELSTHYAAAHFILLPSRTEGWPKVLSEAMAFGVVPVAAAVSSIPQILAAAGAGVALPPDDIDGMAAAIMRYAAEPDVWSAAARAGVEAARQFTYRHYQQAVAALLAEAWGVTLPVPPRATPPAPAPSQPSGLNGHVSRNGHHSL, encoded by the coding sequence ATGCGCCTGCTTATCGTATCCCACACTCCCCACTACCGGCGCGACGGCCAGCCCGTCGGCTGGGGGCCGACCGTGCGCGAACTGGACTATCTGGCCGAACTGTTCGACGAGGTGACCCACGTGGCCGTGGCCTATGACGAACCGGCCCCGGCCAGCGCCCTGGCTTATGGCGCGCCTAACGTGCGTTTCCGGCCCGTGCCCCCGGCCGGCGGCGATTCGCTGCGGGCCAAGGCGGGCATCCTGGCCGCCTATCCGGCCTATGCGCGGGTCATCGGCGACGAACTGCGCCGGGCCGACGCCGTCCACGTGCGTTGCCCGGCCAACATCAGCCTGCTGGCCCTGGCCCAATTGCGCCGGGCCAAGCAGCCGCCCTATCGCTGGGTCAAGTACGCCGGCAACTGGCAGCCGGAGCCGGAGGCGGGCGAGCCGTGGTTCTACGGCTTGCAGCGCCGCTGGCTGGCCGACAACCGGCATCGCGGCGTGGTGACGGTCAACGGCCAATGGCCGGGCCAGCCGCCCTACGTGCACTCGTTCTACAACCCGTGCCTGACCGAGGACGAAGCGGCCGAAGGCAGCCGCGCCGCCGCCGCCAAGCGTCTGGGCCGGCCGCTGGAATTGCTTTTCGTCGGCGCGCTCAATGAGGGTAAGGGGGTGGGGCGGGTCTTGCGCGTGGCGTTGGCCCTGCAGAAGCAGGGTATGGCCTGCCGCCTGCGCCTGCTGGGCGATGGGCCGGATCGGCCGGGCTACGAGGCATGGGCGCGGGCCAATGGTCTGCGCGACGTTCATTTCATGGGCTGGACGCCGCGGGCCGAGCTATCGACCCACTACGCCGCCGCCCACTTCATTTTGCTGCCGTCGCGCACCGAGGGCTGGCCCAAGGTCTTGAGCGAGGCAATGGCTTTCGGCGTAGTGCCCGTGGCCGCGGCCGTCTCCAGCATCCCCCAAATCCTGGCCGCCGCCGGCGCGGGGGTGGCCCTGCCCCCCGACGACATCGACGGCATGGCCGCGGCCATCATGCGCTACGCCGCCGAGCCGGATGTCTGGTCGGCCGCCGCCCGCGCCGGGGTCGAGGCGGCGCGACAATTCACCTATCGCCATTACCAGCAGGCCGTGGCCGCGCTCCTGGCCGAGGCGTGGGGCGTGACTTTGCCGGTTCCGCCGCGCGCGACCCCGCCCGCGCCGGCCCCCAGCCAGCCTAGCGGCCTGAACGGACACGTTTCGCGCAATGGACACCATTCTCTCTGA
- a CDS encoding glycosyltransferase family 2 protein, with protein MENLPPVTVIMPVRNEAAYIERSLGAVLAQDYPSDCLEILVVDGLSADGTREYVRAQQAAHPRLRLLDNPAGIVPPGLNIGIAQATGDIIVRVDGHCEIAPDYVRQCVRHLLEDDVEAVGGPIETIGETDEAQAIALAMSSWFGVGGSAFRTVKDRPLLVETVAFPAYARQTLQRLGPFDEEMVRNQDDEYNYRLSKGGGRILLSPDVRSRYYSRGTLRSLWRQYYQYGFWKVRVMQKHPRQMRARQFAPPAFVAALLGSAAVGLVWRPFRWLLGLIVALYALADVAASLSLGRAHGREYIPRLLIIHPILHLSYGWGFLVGLARAGFRFVAALAGRAGNRDSKPSINHHVR; from the coding sequence ATGGAAAACCTGCCCCCGGTAACGGTTATCATGCCCGTGCGTAACGAGGCGGCCTACATTGAACGCAGCCTCGGTGCCGTGCTGGCTCAGGATTACCCGTCCGACTGTCTGGAAATCCTCGTCGTCGATGGCCTGTCGGCCGACGGCACACGCGAGTACGTCCGCGCCCAGCAGGCCGCGCATCCCCGTTTGCGCCTGCTCGATAACCCGGCGGGCATCGTGCCGCCCGGCCTGAATATAGGTATCGCCCAGGCTACGGGCGACATCATCGTGCGCGTCGATGGTCATTGCGAGATCGCGCCCGATTACGTGCGCCAATGCGTGCGCCACTTACTGGAAGATGACGTGGAGGCCGTCGGCGGCCCCATCGAGACCATCGGCGAGACGGACGAAGCGCAGGCCATCGCCCTGGCGATGAGTTCATGGTTTGGCGTGGGCGGCTCGGCCTTTCGCACGGTCAAGGATCGGCCGCTGCTGGTGGAGACGGTCGCCTTCCCGGCCTACGCGCGCCAGACGTTGCAACGCCTGGGGCCGTTCGACGAAGAGATGGTGCGCAATCAGGACGACGAATACAACTATCGCCTGAGCAAGGGCGGCGGGCGCATTCTGCTGTCGCCCGACGTGCGCTCGCGCTACTACAGCCGGGGCACGTTACGCTCGCTGTGGCGACAATATTACCAGTATGGCTTCTGGAAGGTGCGGGTGATGCAGAAGCACCCGCGCCAGATGCGCGCCCGGCAGTTCGCGCCGCCGGCGTTCGTCGCCGCGCTGCTCGGCTCGGCCGCGGTGGGGCTGGTGTGGCGGCCGTTCCGTTGGCTGCTGGGGCTGATTGTGGCCCTCTACGCACTGGCCGACGTGGCGGCGTCGTTGTCGCTGGGCCGCGCCCACGGTCGGGAATATATCCCGCGTCTCTTGATCATCCATCCCATCCTGCACCTGAGCTATGGCTGGGGCTTTCTCGTCGGGCTGGCGCGGGCCGGCTTTCGCTTTGTCGCCGCCCTGGCGGGCCGGGCCGGGAACAGGGATTCCAAGCCGTCCATTAACCATCATGTCAGGTAA
- a CDS encoding glycosyltransferase family 4 protein, with amino-acid sequence MDTILSETTSQPVAVGRAALPRLCFVGPMLGVNPGWVTTQGEIVAGLLAGEGYPVRSTSSIPARLPRLADTLRSLVAWRGQIDLVIHQVFSGPAFVIADTASALCRLLGLRQIFVLHGGALPEFAAARPGWVRRVMGRAAAIVAPSEYLAHTFSVYPELAARMRVIPNILAIEDYPYRHRPAVAPRLLWMRTFHDWYHPEMAIEVLSLLRQTYPAATLTMGGQEKGLGPAVRELAQRRGLAEAVRFPGFLGPDDKRREFAAHDIYLNTNRVDNMPVSVLEAAAFGLPVVATAVGGVPFLLRHGETGLLVPDGDAAAMSAAVRRLIEEPGLAACLSANGRRLAESCAWQPVKARWQTLFTEVLDHA; translated from the coding sequence ATGGACACCATTCTCTCTGAAACCACTTCCCAACCGGTGGCCGTGGGACGCGCCGCCTTGCCCCGCCTGTGCTTCGTCGGGCCGATGCTGGGGGTCAATCCCGGCTGGGTGACGACGCAGGGCGAGATAGTGGCCGGGCTGCTGGCCGGCGAGGGCTATCCGGTGCGCTCGACCTCGTCGATCCCGGCTCGCCTGCCGCGCCTGGCCGATACGTTGCGCTCGCTCGTGGCCTGGCGCGGCCAGATCGACCTGGTCATCCATCAGGTGTTCAGCGGCCCGGCTTTCGTCATCGCCGATACGGCCAGCGCGCTGTGTCGCCTGTTGGGTCTCAGACAGATTTTTGTGCTCCACGGCGGGGCGCTGCCGGAGTTCGCCGCCGCCCGGCCGGGCTGGGTGCGGCGAGTCATGGGCCGCGCGGCGGCCATCGTCGCCCCGTCCGAGTATCTGGCCCACACCTTCAGCGTCTATCCCGAACTGGCGGCGCGGATGCGCGTCATCCCCAATATTCTCGCCATCGAGGATTACCCCTATCGCCACCGGCCGGCCGTTGCGCCGCGGCTGCTGTGGATGCGCACGTTCCACGACTGGTATCACCCGGAGATGGCGATCGAGGTGCTATCGTTGCTGCGTCAGACCTATCCGGCGGCGACGCTGACGATGGGCGGTCAGGAGAAAGGATTGGGGCCGGCGGTGCGCGAACTGGCCCAGCGGCGCGGCCTGGCCGAGGCCGTGCGCTTTCCCGGCTTTCTGGGGCCGGACGATAAGCGGCGCGAGTTCGCCGCCCACGACATCTATCTGAATACCAACCGGGTCGATAACATGCCGGTCAGCGTGCTGGAAGCGGCGGCGTTCGGCCTGCCGGTCGTGGCGACGGCCGTCGGCGGCGTACCCTTTCTGCTGCGCCACGGCGAAACCGGCCTGCTCGTGCCCGACGGCGACGCGGCGGCCATGAGCGCCGCCGTGCGCCGCCTGATCGAAGAGCCGGGCCTGGCCGCGTGCCTGTCGGCCAACGGCCGGCGGCTGGCCGAAAGTTGCGCCTGGCAGCCGGTGAAAGCGCGGTGGCAAACCCTGTTCACGGAGGTGCTCGACCATGCCTGA
- a CDS encoding O-antigen ligase family protein — MRLSSDSPKTALGGHPRGLTGNPARDLANSFNVRVVLFLALHAPLALAMDASPWFATAHGVLALLFGLRAALLGRTSQVIYAVAYIASAEVLWRMSRANLLWEYAKYAVVAIVFVALVAEWGRRTEVLRLRSVWPALLLVALIPAIVITILQVGPAEAIDPISFNLSSYLALSALGFYLWARPIDRDTTLRLLLAIMAPIVGITFLAVYFTLTDLDSLIFLGAANWVTSGNYGPNQVSNMMGLGALTGVMLLILIPRSLGARAFILLLTLGMLGQGVLTFSRGGIYSFVLALAAFGFHLMNTPRARSRFLILFGLFGGLFLVGIYPFLDDFTGGSLSQRFSDLDTTGRLEVAQADLEAFRENVIVGTGVGESTAYHQRYLGYSVATHTEFTRLLAEHGLFGIVATAILIFMLAKRYVGNQPGLGRGLTAALAVWATSIMFHSAMRLAVIPLAIALGLALWQLQRPPRRAAAEKPAAKPAGASVNR; from the coding sequence ATGAGATTATCATCCGATTCTCCCAAAACAGCGCTGGGCGGACACCCGAGGGGGTTGACCGGCAATCCGGCCCGCGATCTGGCGAACTCGTTCAACGTGCGGGTGGTCCTGTTCCTGGCGCTCCATGCGCCGCTGGCGCTGGCGATGGACGCGTCCCCCTGGTTCGCCACGGCCCACGGGGTGCTGGCCTTGCTCTTCGGTTTGCGGGCGGCGCTGCTGGGGCGCACGTCGCAGGTCATCTACGCCGTGGCCTATATCGCCTCGGCCGAAGTGCTATGGCGTATGTCGCGCGCTAATCTGCTCTGGGAGTACGCCAAATATGCCGTTGTGGCGATCGTCTTCGTGGCTCTCGTCGCCGAATGGGGGCGTCGGACGGAGGTGCTGCGGCTGCGCTCAGTGTGGCCGGCGCTGCTGCTGGTGGCCCTCATCCCGGCTATCGTCATCACCATCCTGCAAGTCGGCCCGGCCGAGGCCATCGACCCGATCAGCTTCAACCTGTCGAGCTATTTGGCTCTTAGCGCGCTGGGCTTCTATCTATGGGCGCGGCCGATTGACCGCGATACGACCCTGCGCCTCCTGTTGGCGATCATGGCCCCCATCGTGGGTATCACCTTTCTGGCGGTCTACTTCACACTGACCGATCTCGATAGCCTGATCTTCCTGGGCGCGGCCAACTGGGTCACCAGCGGCAACTACGGCCCCAATCAGGTCTCCAATATGATGGGCCTCGGCGCGCTGACTGGGGTGATGCTGCTGATCCTGATCCCGCGCTCGTTGGGGGCGCGCGCTTTCATCCTGCTGCTGACGCTGGGGATGCTGGGGCAGGGCGTGCTCACCTTTTCGCGGGGCGGTATCTATAGCTTTGTGCTGGCGCTGGCGGCCTTCGGCTTCCACCTGATGAATACGCCGCGCGCCCGCAGCCGCTTCCTAATCCTATTCGGCCTGTTTGGCGGCCTGTTCCTGGTGGGCATCTACCCCTTTCTGGACGACTTCACCGGCGGGTCGCTCTCGCAGCGGTTCAGCGACCTGGACACGACCGGCCGCCTGGAGGTGGCACAGGCCGATTTGGAGGCATTTCGCGAAAACGTGATTGTGGGCACGGGCGTCGGCGAATCGACCGCGTATCATCAGCGCTATCTGGGCTATTCCGTCGCCACTCATACCGAATTTACCCGCCTGCTGGCCGAGCACGGCCTGTTCGGCATTGTGGCGACGGCCATTCTTATCTTCATGCTGGCGAAGCGCTATGTGGGCAACCAGCCCGGCCTGGGCCGCGGCCTGACGGCCGCCCTGGCCGTGTGGGCCACCAGTATCATGTTTCATAGCGCCATGCGCCTGGCCGTCATCCCGCTGGCTATCGCGTTGGGCCTGGCGCTGTGGCAGTTACAACGCCCGCCCCGGCGCGCCGCGGCCGAGAAGCCGGCGGCGAAGCCCGCCGGCGCCTCGGTTAATCGCTAG
- a CDS encoding glycosyltransferase family 2 protein: protein MRVDLIWLQTTPAAPPLWALGATRCAGDRPAELAAAVAARPPGADFVLFWDAALGAPDALTVAALAGQARADVWHAGLALGMGGLPRLIDFVDPAWRLNRDPDPAVAATSWRLSLRACLVRAAVLDRLGGPDPHFTGAAGAALELGHRWSRGGALLRHAPELLPALQPSAAPAIPLDDEIRFLRLRFGRMWTAWGCWRHWRRGAALGRTWRAYRRPQPPGIQPPAAPLHALEPPEAPAAAWPTVTILIPTLDRYPHLFNLLDQLRRQTAPPLEIIVVDQTAPGDYDPTWPARFADLPLRVIRREQPGQCSSRNAGLLAARGETVLFLDDDDEVTPDLIAHHLAFLGRFDVDASCGVAEEAGAGLLPPEFGLIRDSDVFPTNNTLLRVAALAGSGLFDLAYERGERADHDLGMRLYLSGAALALNPAASVLHLHAPRGGLRQHRARVTTRAASRASLLKRTILSPTEAYLWYRYFNETQVAEAMLIRTVGTVRGGGSGVRRLARAVLMGILLPDTWRRNRASLARGKALLGEYPAIPDYNPAKIEELWPT, encoded by the coding sequence ATGCGCGTTGACCTGATCTGGCTGCAAACCACCCCAGCCGCGCCGCCGCTCTGGGCGCTGGGGGCCACGCGCTGCGCCGGCGACCGGCCCGCCGAACTGGCCGCGGCCGTCGCCGCCCGCCCGCCCGGCGCGGATTTCGTCCTGTTCTGGGACGCCGCCCTCGGCGCGCCCGACGCGCTGACCGTGGCCGCGCTGGCCGGGCAGGCGCGGGCCGACGTGTGGCACGCGGGGTTGGCTCTGGGCATGGGCGGGCTGCCGCGGCTGATCGATTTTGTCGATCCGGCCTGGCGGCTCAACCGCGACCCCGATCCGGCCGTGGCGGCCACGTCCTGGCGGCTATCGTTGCGGGCCTGCCTGGTGCGGGCAGCCGTCCTCGACCGGCTGGGCGGCCCCGACCCGCACTTCACCGGCGCGGCCGGCGCGGCGCTGGAGTTGGGCCATCGCTGGAGCCGGGGCGGGGCGCTGCTGCGCCATGCGCCCGAACTGCTGCCGGCGCTTCAGCCCTCGGCCGCGCCCGCCATCCCCCTGGACGACGAGATCCGCTTCCTGCGCCTGCGCTTCGGGCGGATGTGGACGGCCTGGGGCTGCTGGCGACATTGGCGGCGCGGCGCGGCGCTGGGCCGGACGTGGCGCGCCTATCGCCGGCCGCAACCGCCGGGCATTCAACCGCCGGCCGCGCCGCTCCACGCCTTGGAACCGCCGGAAGCGCCCGCCGCCGCTTGGCCGACCGTGACAATCCTGATCCCCACGTTGGATCGCTACCCCCATCTGTTCAACCTGCTGGATCAGTTGCGGCGGCAGACCGCGCCGCCGCTGGAGATCATCGTCGTCGACCAGACCGCGCCCGGCGACTACGATCCCACCTGGCCGGCGCGCTTTGCCGACCTGCCGCTACGGGTCATCCGCCGCGAACAGCCGGGGCAATGCTCCTCGCGCAACGCCGGTCTGCTGGCGGCGCGGGGCGAGACGGTGCTGTTTCTGGATGACGACGACGAGGTGACGCCCGACCTCATCGCCCACCACCTGGCTTTCCTGGGCCGGTTCGACGTGGATGCGTCGTGTGGCGTGGCCGAGGAAGCCGGCGCGGGGCTGCTGCCGCCGGAATTCGGTCTCATCCGCGACAGCGACGTCTTCCCGACCAACAACACGCTGCTGCGTGTCGCGGCGCTGGCCGGGTCTGGTCTGTTCGATCTGGCCTATGAGCGCGGCGAGCGGGCCGACCACGATCTGGGCATGCGCCTCTATCTGTCGGGGGCGGCGCTGGCGCTCAACCCGGCGGCATCGGTGCTCCATCTCCACGCCCCGCGCGGCGGCTTGCGCCAACACCGGGCCAGAGTGACCACCCGCGCCGCCAGCCGGGCCTCGTTGCTGAAGCGCACTATCCTGTCGCCGACCGAAGCGTACCTGTGGTATCGCTATTTCAATGAGACGCAGGTGGCTGAGGCGATGCTGATCCGCACCGTCGGCACGGTGCGCGGCGGCGGCTCCGGTGTGCGCCGCCTGGCGCGCGCCGTTCTGATGGGTATCTTGTTGCCGGACACCTGGCGGCGCAACCGGGCCAGCCTGGCGCGGGGCAAGGCGTTGCTGGGTGAATATCCGGCCATTCCGGACTACAATCCGGCGAAGATTGAGGAGTTATGGCCCACATGA
- a CDS encoding glycosyltransferase family 4 protein, giving the protein MGIDGPRLILLSSEFPPGPGGIGTHAFQLARQLTRLGWDVGVLSPQAYATAEAVAAFNRRQPFAITPLPEREAGAGWWAARARLIRAAIGRERPALLVASGQRALWTAAAIRAVYRLPWVAVGHGSEFLDASRLAGALTRRAIDGAAAVVAVSDYTAGLIRAASRPRRLVVIPNAADGARFRPGLDSSELRRRWNLGDARVLLTVGQVGERKAQDVVIRALPRILATRPDTVYVMVGLPRLQAAYGALAAELGVADRVRFVGLLPDEELPAAYNLADAFVLVSRRAADGDVEGYGIVVQEAALCGVPAVVSQGCGLTEAISEGQTGLSVPPDDPAATAAAVLALLDEPTRQAMGRRAREAARSATWSERVVAYDALLRGLLPAVPEPAR; this is encoded by the coding sequence ATGGGAATCGACGGGCCGCGCCTCATCCTCCTGAGTAGTGAATTTCCGCCGGGGCCGGGCGGTATCGGCACCCATGCCTTCCAACTGGCCCGCCAACTGACGCGCCTGGGCTGGGACGTGGGCGTCCTGTCGCCGCAAGCCTATGCCACGGCCGAGGCGGTGGCGGCCTTCAACCGGCGGCAGCCTTTCGCCATCACGCCTCTGCCGGAGCGCGAGGCCGGCGCGGGCTGGTGGGCCGCGCGGGCGCGTCTGATCCGCGCCGCCATTGGCCGGGAGCGGCCGGCGCTACTGGTCGCCTCCGGCCAGCGGGCGCTGTGGACGGCGGCGGCTATCCGTGCCGTGTATCGCCTGCCCTGGGTGGCGGTGGGCCACGGCAGCGAATTTCTGGATGCCTCGCGCCTGGCCGGGGCCTTGACGCGGCGGGCCATTGACGGGGCGGCGGCTGTCGTGGCCGTCAGCGACTACACCGCCGGTCTCATCCGCGCCGCGTCCCGCCCCCGGCGGCTGGTGGTCATCCCCAACGCCGCCGACGGCGCGCGCTTTCGTCCCGGGCTGGATAGTAGCGAACTGCGCCGCCGCTGGAATCTGGGCGACGCGCGGGTGTTGCTGACCGTGGGGCAGGTGGGCGAGCGCAAGGCCCAGGACGTGGTCATTCGCGCCCTGCCGCGCATTCTGGCGACGCGACCCGATACGGTCTACGTGATGGTCGGATTGCCCCGCCTCCAGGCCGCGTATGGGGCGTTGGCCGCCGAATTGGGCGTGGCCGACCGGGTGCGCTTCGTCGGGCTGCTGCCCGATGAGGAGCTGCCGGCGGCCTATAATCTGGCCGACGCCTTCGTGCTGGTCAGCCGGCGGGCGGCCGACGGCGACGTGGAGGGCTACGGCATTGTGGTGCAGGAGGCGGCGCTGTGCGGCGTGCCGGCCGTCGTCAGCCAGGGCTGCGGCCTGACGGAGGCCATCAGCGAGGGCCAGACCGGCCTGAGCGTGCCGCCCGACGACCCGGCGGCCACGGCCGCCGCCGTGCTGGCCCTGCTGGACGAACCGACCCGGCAAGCGATGGGCCGCCGGGCGCGCGAGGCCGCCCGCTCGGCCACCTGGTCGGAGCGTGTCGTGGCCTACGACGCGCTATTGCGCGGCCTGTTACCGGCCGTGCCCGAACCGGCCCGCTAA
- a CDS encoding phenylacetate--CoA ligase family protein, whose protein sequence is MPDWLKVYHQLPYPVKVLAASARGRYLSRWRYGPATESLVADYLAREQWSRAQWDAWRDERLAFVLRRAAESVPYYRAQWARRRAAGDRSSPELLSNWPVLTKEELRAQPTAFVADDCDPQTMFYEHTSGTTGKPLHIWLTKETVGAWFALFEARARVWHGIGRDDRWGILGGQLVAPVVRDRPPFWVWNMAQNQLYLSSYHLAPAHIAAYLDAIRRHEVRYLLGYPSALYQLAREALAQGLDTPRLKVVLGNAEPLLDHQRQTIAAAFGCPVRDTYGMAEIAAAASECEQGRLHLWPEAGHVEILNDLADDPLPAGETGRLIATGLLNADMPLIRYETGDRAALDDGQCACGRTLPLLRAIEGRADDVVYTRDGRAIGRLDPVFKADLPIREAQIIQEDWGVLRVLYAPTERYTAADGEMLIGRIHDRVGDDMTVILEAVEAIPRAANGKFRAVISRVGRPELEATP, encoded by the coding sequence ATGCCTGATTGGTTGAAGGTCTATCATCAATTGCCCTATCCGGTGAAAGTGCTGGCGGCCAGCGCCCGCGGCCGGTATCTCAGTCGCTGGCGCTATGGCCCGGCCACCGAATCGCTGGTGGCCGACTATCTGGCCCGCGAACAGTGGAGCCGGGCGCAGTGGGACGCCTGGCGCGACGAGCGGCTGGCCTTCGTCTTGCGGCGGGCGGCCGAGTCCGTGCCCTACTATCGCGCGCAATGGGCGCGCCGCCGCGCCGCCGGCGACCGCTCCTCGCCGGAACTTCTGAGCAACTGGCCGGTGCTGACCAAGGAAGAACTGCGCGCTCAACCGACGGCATTCGTGGCCGACGATTGTGACCCGCAGACGATGTTCTATGAGCACACCAGCGGCACGACCGGCAAGCCGCTGCACATCTGGCTGACGAAGGAGACGGTCGGGGCGTGGTTCGCGCTGTTCGAGGCCCGCGCCCGCGTCTGGCATGGCATCGGCCGCGATGACCGCTGGGGCATCCTCGGCGGCCAGCTCGTGGCCCCGGTGGTGCGCGATCGGCCGCCGTTCTGGGTGTGGAACATGGCCCAGAACCAGCTCTACCTCTCGTCCTACCATCTGGCCCCGGCCCACATCGCCGCCTATCTGGACGCCATCCGCCGCCACGAAGTGCGCTACCTGCTGGGCTACCCGTCGGCCCTCTATCAGTTGGCGCGCGAGGCGCTGGCCCAGGGGCTGGACACGCCGCGCCTGAAGGTGGTGCTGGGCAACGCCGAGCCGCTGCTCGACCACCAGCGCCAAACCATCGCCGCGGCCTTCGGCTGCCCGGTGCGCGATACCTACGGCATGGCCGAGATCGCCGCCGCCGCCTCGGAATGCGAGCAGGGGCGGCTGCACCTGTGGCCGGAGGCGGGCCACGTCGAAATCCTGAATGATCTGGCCGACGACCCGCTGCCCGCCGGAGAGACGGGACGGCTGATCGCCACCGGCCTGCTGAACGCCGACATGCCCCTCATCCGCTACGAAACCGGCGACCGGGCGGCGCTCGACGATGGGCAGTGCGCCTGTGGCCGGACGCTGCCGCTGCTGCGCGCCATCGAGGGCCGGGCCGACGACGTGGTCTACACCCGCGACGGCCGGGCCATCGGCCGCCTCGATCCGGTCTTCAAGGCCGACCTGCCCATCCGCGAGGCGCAGATCATCCAGGAAGATTGGGGTGTGCTGCGCGTGCTCTATGCGCCGACCGAGCGGTACACCGCGGCCGACGGTGAGATGCTGATTGGCCGCATCCACGACCGCGTGGGCGACGACATGACCGTCATCCTGGAGGCGGTCGAGGCCATCCCCCGCGCGGCCAACGGCAAATTCCGGGCGGTCATCTCGCGCGTGGGCCGGCCGGAACTGGAGGCAACGCCATGA
- a CDS encoding glycosyltransferase family 39 protein, producing the protein MRDAILKRDWLLVLGLFVMTLLVSAAFWAVLPGEYRENQSSDYLLNYEPVARAIAAGQGITQDGAIAMRYPPGFAIVLAGTFRLGDALGVGDAAMLVALRLLCAGLSVVLVYGLARLVWSPGLALLPALAWMTYPFFLWLTKQPNSEVPFIPVLYAGIYLFWRAALRGYRGPRAWAHYLGAGALLGAAMLIRPAAIGLSLVAAIILMAVVIAPVRSRLAYAALVILGSILVILPWEAAVYAETGEIIPLSSGGAMTIHDGLTFLAVPKEYRREVAVPADVADLMWTIHERRDETATTGGVLRVIAEEARAAPSAFAKLMGIKVVRSWYGIDSRILEMPTIALQLVYLALIGWGSVYTWRAGGALRRLTAGNWLIVLYFWGMTLLVVPLLRYMAPVMGLLLIALPGVYLSLVARRARPAPATRAVSPDY; encoded by the coding sequence ATGAGAGACGCGATCCTCAAACGTGACTGGCTGCTCGTGTTGGGCCTGTTTGTAATGACGCTGCTGGTTTCGGCCGCGTTCTGGGCCGTGCTACCGGGCGAATACCGCGAAAACCAGAGTTCCGACTACCTGCTCAACTATGAGCCGGTGGCGCGGGCCATCGCCGCCGGGCAGGGCATCACGCAGGACGGGGCCATCGCCATGCGCTACCCGCCGGGCTTCGCCATTGTGCTGGCCGGAACATTCCGCCTGGGCGACGCGCTGGGCGTGGGCGACGCGGCGATGCTGGTCGCGTTGCGGCTGCTGTGCGCCGGGCTGTCGGTGGTGCTGGTCTACGGGCTGGCGCGGCTGGTGTGGTCGCCGGGGTTGGCGCTGCTGCCGGCGCTGGCCTGGATGACCTATCCGTTCTTCCTGTGGTTGACCAAGCAGCCCAACAGCGAAGTGCCCTTCATCCCGGTGCTCTATGCCGGGATCTATCTGTTCTGGCGGGCGGCGCTGCGGGGCTATCGCGGGCCGCGGGCTTGGGCGCATTACCTGGGGGCGGGGGCGCTGCTGGGCGCGGCCATGCTGATCCGCCCGGCGGCCATCGGGTTGAGCCTCGTGGCGGCCATCATCCTGATGGCCGTGGTCATCGCGCCTGTTCGCTCGCGCCTCGCCTACGCCGCTTTGGTCATTCTGGGCAGCATCCTGGTCATATTGCCCTGGGAAGCGGCCGTCTACGCCGAGACGGGCGAGATCATCCCCCTCAGCAGCGGCGGGGCGATGACCATCCACGACGGCCTGACCTTCCTGGCCGTGCCCAAGGAGTACCGCCGCGAGGTGGCCGTGCCCGCCGACGTGGCCGACCTGATGTGGACGATCCACGAGCGCCGCGACGAAACGGCGACGACCGGCGGCGTGCTGCGGGTCATCGCCGAAGAAGCGCGCGCCGCGCCATCGGCCTTCGCCAAGCTGATGGGCATCAAGGTCGTGCGTAGCTGGTACGGCATCGACAGCCGCATCCTGGAAATGCCGACGATTGCGCTGCAACTGGTCTATCTGGCCCTCATCGGTTGGGGCAGTGTTTACACCTGGCGGGCGGGCGGGGCGCTGCGGCGGCTGACGGCCGGCAACTGGCTCATCGTGCTCTATTTCTGGGGCATGACCCTGTTGGTCGTGCCCCTGTTGCGCTACATGGCCCCGGTCATGGGCCTGTTGCTCATTGCCCTGCCCGGCGTCTACCTGTCGCTGGTGGCCCGCCGCGCCCGGCCCGCGCCGGCCACCCGCGCCGTCTCGCCCGATTACTGA